A DNA window from Ornithinimicrobium humiphilum contains the following coding sequences:
- a CDS encoding GuaB3 family IMP dehydrogenase-related protein yields MTEIEIGRGKRGRRAFTFDDIAVVPSRRTRDPQDVSISWQIDAYHFELPVMAAPMDSVVSPETAIQMGRLGGLGVLDLEGLWTRYEDPLPALQELAELPDERTTARMRELYSAPVRPELITERLRQVREAGVTVAGALSPQRTQQFWRDVVEAGVDLFVIRGTTVSAEHVSSQAEPLNLKRFIYELDVPVIVGGAGTYTAALHLMRTGAAGVLVGFGGGSAHRTRTTLGIHTPAATAIADVAAARRDYLDESGGRYVHVIADGGTSTSGEIVKAIACGADSVMLGAALARATEAPGRGYHWGSEAHHPELPRGERVDVGTVGSLEQILLGPAAGADGSTNLMGALRRAMATTGYTDLKEFQRVEVVVAPYGAR; encoded by the coding sequence GTGACTGAGATCGAGATCGGCCGGGGCAAGCGGGGACGCCGCGCCTTCACCTTCGACGACATCGCGGTGGTCCCGTCGCGCCGGACGAGGGACCCGCAGGACGTCTCCATCTCCTGGCAGATCGACGCCTACCACTTCGAGCTGCCCGTGATGGCGGCGCCGATGGACTCCGTCGTCTCGCCCGAGACGGCGATCCAGATGGGCCGCCTCGGCGGCCTCGGCGTCCTCGACCTCGAGGGCCTGTGGACGCGCTACGAGGACCCCCTGCCCGCCCTGCAGGAGCTCGCCGAGCTCCCGGACGAGCGCACGACCGCCCGGATGCGCGAGCTCTACTCCGCGCCGGTGCGTCCCGAGCTCATCACCGAGCGGCTGCGGCAGGTCCGCGAGGCCGGCGTGACCGTGGCCGGCGCCCTGTCGCCGCAGCGCACCCAGCAGTTCTGGCGCGACGTCGTCGAGGCCGGCGTCGACCTCTTCGTCATCCGCGGAACGACGGTCTCGGCCGAGCACGTCTCGAGCCAGGCCGAGCCGCTCAACCTCAAGCGCTTCATCTACGAGCTCGACGTGCCGGTCATCGTCGGCGGCGCGGGCACCTACACCGCGGCCCTGCACCTCATGCGCACCGGCGCGGCGGGCGTGCTCGTGGGCTTCGGCGGCGGCTCCGCGCACCGCACCCGCACCACGTTGGGCATCCACACGCCCGCCGCCACCGCCATCGCCGACGTCGCCGCGGCCCGTCGCGACTACCTCGACGAGTCGGGCGGCCGCTACGTGCACGTCATCGCCGACGGCGGCACGAGCACCTCCGGCGAGATCGTCAAGGCCATCGCCTGCGGCGCCGACTCGGTCATGCTCGGCGCGGCGCTGGCCCGCGCGACGGAGGCCCCGGGCCGCGGCTACCACTGGGGGAGCGAGGCGCACCACCCCGAGCTGCCGCGCGGCGAGCGGGTCGACGTCGGCACCGTGGGCTCGCTGGAGCAGATCCTCCTCGGCCCGGCGGCGGGCGCCGACGGCTCCACCAACCTCATGGGCGCCCTGCGCCGCGCGATGGCGACGACGGGCTACACCGACCTCAAGGAGTTCCAGCGCGTGGAAGTGGTGGTGGCACCGTATGGCGCCCGGTGA
- the guaB gene encoding IMP dehydrogenase, whose amino-acid sequence MLPADHSAHPSVPAAFAPLGLTYDDVLLLPGETDMAPDEIDTTSRLTREISLRLPLVSAAMDTVTEARMAIAMARQGGIGILHRNLSIEDQAMQVDLVKRTQTGRITNPVTIGPDATLEDLDRVCGQYRVSGLPVVAEDGTLLGICTNRDLRFTPVAEWEHTLVRDIMTPTPLVTAPADVSREEATAILRAHKRERLPLVDEAGRLAGLITVKDFVKSEQFPHASNDAEGRLLVGAAIGYFGDAWERATTLVDAGVDVLVADTAHGHVRLLIDMVRRLKSDPATRHVQVVGGNVATAAGALAFVEAGADAVKVGVGPGAICTTRVVTGVGAPQLTAVHAAAAATREHGVPVIADGGLKWSGDIPKALAAGAESVMMGSMLAGSEESPGELIFVNGKQYKSYRGMGSLGAMSSRGKKSFSKDRYFQAEVSSDDQLVPEGVEGRVPYRGTVSAVLHQMTGGLRQAMFYVGARTVPELQEKAQFVRVTQASLQESHPHDIEMTAEAPNYR is encoded by the coding sequence ATGCTCCCGGCTGACCACAGTGCCCACCCGTCCGTGCCCGCCGCGTTCGCCCCGCTGGGGCTCACCTACGACGACGTCCTGCTGCTGCCGGGCGAGACGGACATGGCGCCGGACGAGATCGACACCACCAGTCGGCTGACCCGCGAGATCTCCCTCCGCCTGCCCCTGGTCTCGGCAGCCATGGACACCGTCACCGAGGCCCGGATGGCGATCGCGATGGCCCGCCAGGGCGGCATCGGCATCCTGCACCGCAACCTCTCGATCGAGGACCAGGCGATGCAGGTCGACCTCGTCAAGCGCACGCAGACGGGGCGCATCACCAACCCCGTGACCATCGGGCCGGACGCCACCCTCGAGGACCTCGACCGCGTCTGCGGGCAGTACCGCGTCTCGGGCCTGCCGGTCGTCGCCGAGGACGGCACGCTGCTGGGCATCTGCACCAACCGCGACCTGCGCTTCACCCCCGTCGCCGAGTGGGAGCACACGCTGGTGCGCGACATCATGACCCCGACGCCGCTGGTGACCGCGCCGGCCGACGTCTCCCGCGAGGAGGCCACCGCGATCCTGCGCGCCCACAAGCGGGAGCGGCTGCCCCTCGTCGACGAGGCCGGCCGGCTCGCGGGTCTCATCACCGTCAAGGACTTCGTGAAGTCCGAGCAGTTCCCCCACGCCAGCAACGACGCCGAGGGTCGGCTGCTCGTCGGCGCCGCCATCGGCTACTTCGGCGACGCCTGGGAGCGCGCCACCACGCTCGTCGACGCCGGTGTCGACGTCCTGGTGGCCGACACCGCGCACGGGCACGTGCGGCTGCTCATCGACATGGTCAGGCGCCTCAAGAGCGACCCTGCCACCCGCCACGTCCAGGTCGTCGGCGGCAACGTCGCGACCGCGGCCGGGGCGCTCGCGTTCGTCGAGGCCGGTGCGGACGCCGTCAAGGTGGGCGTGGGCCCGGGCGCCATCTGCACCACCCGCGTCGTGACCGGCGTGGGCGCCCCCCAGCTCACCGCCGTCCACGCCGCCGCGGCGGCGACCCGCGAGCACGGTGTCCCGGTCATCGCCGACGGTGGGCTGAAGTGGTCCGGCGACATCCCCAAGGCCCTCGCCGCCGGTGCCGAGTCGGTGATGATGGGCTCGATGCTGGCCGGCTCCGAGGAGAGCCCCGGCGAGCTGATCTTCGTCAACGGCAAGCAGTACAAGAGCTATCGCGGCATGGGGTCGCTCGGCGCCATGAGCTCGCGCGGCAAGAAGTCCTTCTCCAAGGACCGCTACTTCCAGGCCGAGGTCTCCAGCGACGACCAGCTGGTGCCCGAGGGCGTCGAGGGTCGGGTGCCCTACCGCGGCACGGTCAGCGCGGTGCTGCACCAGATGACCGGCGGTCTGCGCCAGGCGATGTTCTACGTCGGCGCGCGGACCGTGCCCGAGCTGCAGGAGAAGGCGCAGTTCGTGCGGGTCACCCAGGCCAGCCTGCAGGAGTCGCACCCGCACGACATCGAGATGACGGCGGAGGCCCCGAACTACCGCTGA
- a CDS encoding anti-sigma-D factor RsdA, whose protein sequence is MDLRRTDRLLDALGSRSPGAVPPGDDVAAMLAAWTAEIDAAVPAAPPVLGPAARRRRRVRRTLGGGALTVAMLTGSSVAAALSGADIPALTDVGRVVVALVPGADGDGPAGTPGEPLVEAEGDTGGDGDQATSEDGRTPAHMRAGVDQPAADPTRSADPTSEAATADSPSGQTPSATDTGSDLAQPGTGEGAGSSGSDANAGSGKGQVQPPGQATTPPGHGGTPPGQGGTPPGQATTPPGQGATPPGHGGTPPGHGGTPPGQGGTPPGQATTPPGQGATPPGRGGTPPGHGGTPPGQGGTPPGQATTPPGQGGTPPGQAKKTPPGEGGEPGTDTAVFDGQAVEDETGGVEDAPVSP, encoded by the coding sequence ATGGACCTCCGCCGGACCGACCGGCTCCTCGACGCGCTCGGCTCGCGCAGCCCCGGGGCGGTCCCCCCGGGCGACGACGTGGCCGCGATGCTGGCCGCCTGGACCGCCGAGATCGACGCCGCCGTGCCTGCCGCGCCGCCCGTGCTGGGCCCCGCGGCCCGTCGCCGTCGCCGGGTGCGTCGCACCCTGGGCGGGGGCGCGCTCACGGTCGCGATGCTGACCGGGTCCTCGGTCGCCGCCGCCCTCAGCGGCGCCGACATCCCCGCGCTGACCGACGTCGGTCGGGTCGTCGTGGCCCTGGTGCCGGGCGCCGACGGCGACGGCCCCGCCGGCACGCCGGGCGAGCCGCTCGTGGAGGCCGAGGGGGACACCGGCGGTGACGGTGACCAGGCGACGTCCGAGGACGGCCGGACCCCGGCCCACATGCGTGCCGGCGTCGACCAGCCGGCGGCCGACCCGACCCGGTCCGCCGACCCCACCTCCGAGGCGGCAACGGCCGACAGTCCGTCGGGCCAGACCCCGTCGGCGACCGACACCGGATCCGACCTGGCCCAGCCGGGCACCGGCGAGGGCGCGGGTTCCTCCGGCAGCGACGCCAACGCGGGCTCCGGCAAGGGCCAGGTGCAGCCGCCCGGTCAGGCCACGACCCCGCCCGGTCACGGCGGCACGCCTCCGGGCCAGGGTGGCACCCCGCCCGGCCAGGCCACCACGCCTCCCGGCCAGGGCGCCACCCCGCCCGGGCACGGCGGCACGCCTCCCGGGCACGGCGGCACGCCTCCGGGCCAGGGTGGCACCCCGCCCGGCCAGGCCACCACGCCTCCCGGCCAGGGCGCCACCCCGCCCGGTCGCGGCGGCACGCCTCCCGGGCACGGCGGCACGCCTCCGGGCCAGGGTGGCACCCCGCCCGGCCAGGCCACCACGCCTCCCGGCCAGGGCGGCACCCCGCCCGGCCAGGCGAAGAAGACGCCGCCCGGCGAGGGCGGCGAGCCCGGGACGGACACCGCCGTCTTCGACGGTCAGGCCGTCGAGGACGAGACCGGCGGGGTCGAGGACGCTCCGGTCTCTCCCTGA
- a CDS encoding sigma-70 family RNA polymerase sigma factor, whose protein sequence is MRSEPVPVGPTFPMVASAPSRPVLARDVHESGPHAVPAAPTKDLRDLVHKARTGDRQAREDLLATVLQIALRYARARLGTYPAAAEIAKDVAQEVGMGVLTALPTYDDRGVPFEAFVYRLAARKVADAQRAHARGPVPADHSASPVFDSHVASAESDVVHRDEASRAWALLETLSERHREILVLRVGVGLSAAETADALGMTPGSVRVAQHRALTELRARWEGMAS, encoded by the coding sequence ATGAGATCTGAACCCGTGCCCGTGGGTCCCACCTTCCCGATGGTGGCGTCCGCCCCGTCGCGCCCGGTCCTCGCCCGCGACGTGCACGAGTCCGGGCCCCACGCCGTCCCGGCCGCGCCGACGAAGGACCTCCGCGACCTCGTGCACAAGGCCCGCACCGGTGACCGCCAGGCCCGGGAGGACCTGCTGGCCACGGTGCTTCAGATCGCGCTCCGCTACGCCCGCGCCCGCCTCGGGACCTATCCGGCCGCGGCCGAGATCGCCAAGGACGTGGCCCAGGAGGTGGGGATGGGTGTCCTCACCGCCCTCCCGACCTACGACGACCGCGGGGTGCCCTTCGAGGCCTTCGTCTACCGTCTCGCCGCCCGCAAGGTCGCCGACGCCCAGCGGGCCCACGCCCGCGGTCCCGTCCCGGCCGACCACTCCGCGTCCCCGGTCTTCGACAGCCACGTCGCCTCCGCCGAGTCCGACGTCGTGCACCGTGACGAGGCTTCCCGCGCCTGGGCCCTCCTGGAAACCCTGTCCGAGCGGCACCGTGAGATCTTGGTGCTCCGCGTCGGCGTCGGTCTCAGCGCCGCCGAGACCGCGGACGCCCTCGGGATGACTCCCGGGAGCGTGAGGGTCGCCCAGCACCGGGCGCTCACCGAGCTGCGAGCGCGATGGGAGGGTATGGCCTCGTGA
- the groL gene encoding chaperonin GroEL (60 kDa chaperone family; promotes refolding of misfolded polypeptides especially under stressful conditions; forms two stacked rings of heptamers to form a barrel-shaped 14mer; ends can be capped by GroES; misfolded proteins enter the barrel where they are refolded when GroES binds) has product MAKQLEFNDNARKALERGVDALANAVKVTLGPKGRNVVLDKKWGAPTITNDGVTIAREVELDDPYENLGAQLAKEVATKTNDIAGDGTTTATVLAQAMVKEGLRNVAAGAAPSGLKRGIDQAVNAISERLLATARELEGRDEIAQVAGLSAQDPEIGELLADAFDKVGKDGVITVEESSTTALELDFTEGMQFDKGYLSPYFVTDAERMEAVLEDAYVLLHQGKISAVADLLPLLEKVVQANKPLLIIAEDVEGEALSTLVVNKIRGTFNAVAVKAPGFGDRRKAMLQDMAILTGGQVVAEEVGLKLDQVGLEVLGTARRIVSTKDSTTIVDGGGDEQTVSDRVAQLQAEAASTDSDWDREKLQERIAKLAGGVCVIKVGAHTEVELKEKKHRIEDAVSATRAAIEEGIVAGGGSALLHASAAVDELELSGDEATGAQVVRRAAAEPLRWIAENAGLQGYVATTRVAELPAGQGLNAATGEYGDLMAQGVIDPVKVTRSALRNAASIASMVLTTDTLVVEKPEEDEDNGHGHSH; this is encoded by the coding sequence ATGGCGAAGCAGCTTGAGTTCAACGACAACGCCCGCAAGGCCCTCGAGCGCGGCGTCGACGCGCTGGCCAACGCGGTCAAGGTGACGCTCGGCCCGAAGGGTCGCAACGTCGTGCTCGACAAGAAGTGGGGCGCGCCCACCATCACCAACGACGGTGTGACGATCGCCCGCGAGGTCGAGCTCGACGACCCCTACGAGAACCTCGGCGCCCAGCTCGCCAAGGAGGTCGCCACCAAGACCAACGACATCGCCGGTGACGGCACCACCACCGCGACCGTCCTGGCCCAGGCCATGGTCAAGGAGGGCCTGCGCAACGTGGCCGCCGGTGCGGCCCCGTCCGGCCTGAAGCGCGGCATCGACCAGGCCGTCAACGCGATCAGCGAGCGCCTGCTCGCCACCGCCCGCGAGCTCGAGGGCCGCGACGAGATCGCCCAGGTCGCCGGCCTGTCCGCGCAGGACCCGGAGATCGGCGAGCTGCTCGCCGACGCCTTCGACAAGGTCGGCAAGGACGGCGTCATCACCGTCGAGGAGTCCTCCACCACCGCGCTGGAGCTCGACTTCACCGAGGGTATGCAGTTCGACAAGGGCTACCTCTCGCCCTACTTCGTCACCGACGCCGAGCGCATGGAGGCCGTCCTCGAGGACGCTTACGTGCTGCTGCACCAGGGCAAGATCTCGGCCGTCGCCGACCTGCTGCCGCTGCTCGAGAAGGTCGTCCAGGCCAACAAGCCGCTGCTGATCATCGCCGAGGACGTCGAGGGCGAGGCCCTGTCGACGCTCGTCGTCAACAAGATTCGTGGCACCTTCAACGCCGTGGCCGTCAAGGCCCCGGGCTTCGGCGACCGCCGCAAGGCGATGCTGCAGGACATGGCCATCCTCACCGGCGGCCAGGTCGTCGCCGAGGAGGTCGGTCTCAAGCTCGACCAGGTCGGCCTCGAGGTGCTGGGCACCGCCCGCCGCATCGTCTCGACCAAGGACTCCACCACGATCGTGGACGGTGGCGGCGACGAGCAGACCGTCAGCGACCGCGTCGCCCAGCTGCAGGCCGAGGCCGCCTCGACCGACAGCGACTGGGACCGCGAGAAGCTGCAGGAGCGCATCGCCAAGCTCGCCGGCGGCGTCTGCGTCATCAAGGTCGGCGCGCACACCGAGGTGGAGCTCAAGGAGAAGAAGCACCGCATCGAGGACGCCGTCTCGGCGACCCGTGCGGCCATCGAGGAGGGCATCGTCGCCGGTGGCGGCTCGGCCCTGCTCCACGCCTCCGCGGCCGTCGACGAGCTGGAGCTGAGCGGTGACGAGGCGACGGGTGCGCAGGTCGTGCGGCGCGCCGCCGCGGAGCCGCTGCGCTGGATCGCCGAGAACGCCGGTCTGCAGGGCTACGTCGCCACGACCCGTGTTGCCGAGCTGCCGGCGGGTCAGGGCCTCAACGCCGCCACGGGCGAGTACGGCGACCTCATGGCGCAGGGGGTCATCGACCCGGTCAAGGTGACGCGCTCCGCGCTGCGCAACGCCGCGTCGATCGCCTCCATGGTGCTGACCACCGACACCCTGGTGGTCGAGAAGCCCGAGGAGGACGAGGACAACGGCCACGGCCACAGCCACTGA
- the groES gene encoding co-chaperone GroES, translated as MSVSIKPLEDRIVVQAVEAEQTTASGLVIPDTAKEKPQEGEVLAVGPGRWNEDGDERVPMDVKVGDRVIYSKYGGTEVKYGGTEYLILSARDVLAIVG; from the coding sequence GTGTCGGTTTCCATCAAGCCGCTCGAGGACCGCATCGTCGTCCAGGCCGTCGAGGCCGAGCAGACCACCGCCTCCGGTCTCGTCATCCCGGACACCGCCAAGGAGAAGCCCCAGGAGGGCGAGGTCCTGGCCGTGGGCCCGGGCCGCTGGAACGAGGACGGCGACGAGCGCGTCCCCATGGACGTCAAGGTCGGTGACCGCGTCATCTACAGCAAGTACGGCGGCACCGAGGTCAAGTACGGCGGCACCGAGTACCTGATCCTCTCGGCGCGCGACGTCCTGGCGATCGTGGGCTGA